In Agrococcus jenensis, the genomic window GGAGGTCGGCGCGATGCCGCCGACGTAGCGTCGGAGCATGCTCTCCATCCGATCGATCTCCCGCTCCTTCAACGGGCACCGGGCGCTCAACGACGTCAGCTTCGACGTGCAGAACGGCCTGATGACCGGCTTCGTCGGCGCCAACGGCGCCGGCAAGACCACGACCATGCGCATCATCCTCGGCGTGCTCACGCCGAGCTCTGGCGAGGTGCTCGTCGACGGCAGGCCGATCACCGCCGATGACCGCGCGCAGTTCGGCTACATGCCCGAGGAGCGCGGGCTCTACCCGAAGATGAAGGTCCACGAGCAGCTCGTGTACCTCGGCCGCCTGCACGGCCTCAGCTCGGCCCACGCGTCGACCCGCGCGGCAGACCTGCTCGAGCAGCTGGGCCTCGGGGAGCGCCGCGACGACAAGCTCGAGTCGCTCAGCCTCGGCAACCAGCAGCGCGCGCAGATCGCCGCCGCGCTCGTGCACGAGCCCACCGCGCTCGTGCTCGACGAGCCGTTCTCGGGGCTCGACCCGATGGCGGTCGAGACGACCGTCGAGGTGCTCCGCGACGTCGCCCGCAGCGGCGCCCCGGTGCTGTTCTCGAGCCACCAGCTCGACCTCGTCGAGCGCCTGTGCGACTCGCTCGTCATCCTCGCCGGCGGCGAGGTGCGAGCGGCGGGCACGCGCGAGCAGATCCGCTCGGCACACGCGCGGCCCGAGTGGGTGCTCGAGACCGACGACGCGGGCTTCGTGCGCGGCATCCGCGGCATCGAGGTCATCGAGTTCGACGGCGGCCACGTGCGCTTCACCGCCCCCACCGACGACGACGCCGACCGCGTGCTGCGCGAGGCGATCGAGCGCGGCACCGTCCGCAGCTTCGCCCCCTCCATCCGACCGCTGACCGAGATCTTCCAGGAGGTCATCCGATGAGCACCACCACCCGCGCCCCGGGCGCGAACACCCGCGGGCGCACGCGCTTCGCGCAGGCCGTCGGGATCGTCGCGCAGCGCGAGATCATGACGCAGCTGCGCTCGAAGGCGTTCATCATCTCGACGATCATCACGCTCGCGCTGGTCTTCGGCGCGGTGCTGTTCTCGTCGATCGGTCCGCAGCTGTTCGACGAGGACACCGACGTCGCCACCACGTCGGAGCTCGCGCCGACGCTCGAGCAGCTCGACGGCATCGCCGTCGTCCCCGCCGACAGCGCGGATGCGGTGCGCGACGCCGTGCGCGACGGCTCGGTCGACGCCGGCGTCGTCGCGGGCGAGGGCCCCTCCGGGCTCGTCGTCATCGGCGACCGCGAGGCGCCCTCGAGCCTGCTCCAGCTGCTCAGCATCACGCCCGACCTCGAGCTGCTCGACCCGAACGCGCCCGACCCGATGCTGACCTACTTCATCGGCCTCGCCTTCGGCCTCGTCTTCTTCATGTCGGCGATGACGTTCGGCCAGACGATCGCCAACTCGGTCGTCGAGGAGAAGGCGTCGCGCATCGTCGAGATCATGCTCGCGACGGTGCCGGCCCGCGCCATCCTGGCCGGCAAGGTGATCGGGAACTCGATCCTGGCGTTCGGGCAGATCCTGCTCATCGCCGCGGTGGTGCTGCTGGGCGGCGCGATCACCGGCTCGCAGCTGCTGCTCGACGGGCTCGGCATGCCGATCGTGTGGTTCGTGGTGCTCTTCACCGTCGGCTTCATCATGCTGGCGGCGCTCTACGCGGCGGCGGCGGCGCTCGTCTCGCGCGCCGAGGACCTGGGCTCCGCGACGAGCCCGCTCATCATGCTGATCATGATCCCGTACTTCCTCGTGATCATCTTCAACAACAACCCGCTCGCGCTGCAGATCATGTCGTACGTGCCGTTCTCGTCGCCGGTCGCGGAGCCGATGCGCGTCTACCTCGGCACGATGGAGTGGTGGGAGCCGTTCCTCTCGCTCGCGATCCTGGTGGTCTCGACCATCCTCGTGATCGTCTTCGCGGCGAAGGTCTACGAGCGGTCGCTGCTCAAGACCGGCTCGGCGGTCAAGTGGAAGGACGCCCTCAAGGCCTGACGGGCTCCCGCCGGTCTCCCCGCCCCTCCGCACAACGCAAGCCCTCGGCCGGCGATCTGCGGCTGTCGCGCCCGCTCCGGGTCGGCAGCCGCAGCAGCCTGGCTGGGGGCTTGCGTCGTGCGAGCAAGGGCAGCGAAGAGCCCTTGCACCTCGGGAGGTTCTGTGGTTCATTAGTCAAGTAATGAACCAACGGAGCTCGGCGGAACGCGTCAGCGACCCGCCCGCTCCCGGATGTGCGCACATCCGACCCACCGACCGAAGGAAGCAGCATGCTCGACGACAGCAAGCCGCTGTTCGTAGCAGTGGCAGAGCAGATCGAGGACGGGATCCTCGACGGCACCTACGCCGAGGACGACCCCGTGCCCTCGACGAACGAGCTCGCAGCCTTCCTCCGCATCAACCCCGCGACCGCCGGCAAGGGCTTCAGCCTGCTCGTCGACGCCGGGGTGCTCATCAAGAGGAGAGGGATCGGCATGTTCGTCGCCCCAGGCGCTCGTGAAGCGCTCCGGCAGCGCCGGAGGTTCGCGTTCCAAGACCAGTTCATCGCACCCCTGCTCCGCGAGGCAGCACAGCTCGGCATCTCCGCCGAGGACCTCGCGGACATGATCACGAAGGAAGCCGTCCGATGACCGCCATCGTCACCCGCCAGCTGTCGAAGCACTACCCCGAGGTACGCGCCCTCGACGGCGTCTCGATCGCGCTCGAGGAGCACCGCATCCACGGCCTCCTCGGCCGCAACGGCGCCGGCAAGACCACGCTCATGCAGCTGCTCACCGGCCAGGTCTTCGCGACCGACGGCACCATGGAGGTGCTCGGGGCGAGCCCGGTCGAGAACGCCGACGTGCTCATGCAGACGTGCTTCATCCAGGAGAGCCAGAAGTACCCCGACACGTTCCGCGCGATCGACGTGCTGCGGGTCGCGGCCGGCGCCTACCCGAACTGGGACCAGGCGTTCGCCGACCGGCTCGTCGACGAGTTCCGGCTGCCGGTCAAGCGCATGATCAAGAAGCTCTCGCGCGGCCAGCTGTCGGCGATCGGCATCGTCGTGGGGCTCGCCTCGCGCGCGCCGCTGACGTTCTTCGACGAGCCCTACCTCGGGCTCGACGCGGTCGCCCGGCGGATGTTCTACGACCGCCTGCTCGCGGACTTCAGCGAGCACCCGCGCACCGTCGTGCTCTCGACGCACCACATCGACGAGGTGGCGAACCTCCTCGAGCACGTCATCATCCTCGACGAGGGGCGCGTGCTGCTCGACGCCGACACCGACGAGCTGCACCACGCGGCGATCGCGGTCTCCGGCCGCGCGGCCGACGTGGATGCGTTCCTGTCGGACCGCGAGGTGCTCGAGCGCACCGTGCTCGGCACCCTCGCCACCGCCACCTTCACCGCGCGCGCCGGTGACGAGCGCGCCGCCCGCGAGGCCGGGCTCGACGTGAGCCAGGTCTCGCTCCAGGCACTCTTCGTGCACCTCACCACGGCGAACGCCGCAGCCGCCGAGCAGCCCATCGGCACCCGTTCCGCGACCGACGTCGCGACCTCCTGAGAGGCACCGTCATGCGCATCCGCAACGTCGTCCAGCTCCACACCGTCAACAAGCTGCAGGCCTTCGGCTGGCCGCTCGTCATCATGCTGATGTCGCTCACGGTCGTGCTCATCATCGGCGCGCTCGTCGTGAACGTCGCAGCCGCAGCCGGCGATGGCGCCCAGGCGCGCGCCGGGATGAACATGGGCATGCAGTGGAACGGCGCGATCTTCGCGCTGCTCGGCCCGCTCATCGGCTTCGGCTTCACCGCGATGGGGCAGTACTTCCCGCTCGCGCTCGGCCTCGGCCTCACCCGCCGCGAGTTCGCGACGGGCACCGCGCTCGTCTTCGCCGGCAACGCGGCCTTCTACGCGGTGATCATCACGATCGGCAAGGTGATCGAGGTCGCGACGGGCGGCTTCGGGCTCGGCATCCGATTCTTCGACACGCACTTCACCGGCACCGGCGAGTGGTGGCAGACGCTCGTGCAGACGTTCCTGCTCATCCTCTCGGTGATGCTCGTCGGCGCAGCGATCACCACCGCCTTCCACCGCTGGGGGCAGTCGTTCCTCTGGGTCTTCTGGATCGCGCTCGCGGTCGTGGTGCTGGCCTTCTCGGCAGGCCTCGTGCTCTCGGAGCCGTTCCGCGGCTTCGCGGTCGACGTCGGGACGATGGGCTGGCTGCCCTGGATGGGCGTCGTCGCCCTCCTCGGGGCGGTCGGCGCGGCCGTCTGGCTCGCGCTCGTGCGCCGCGCGCAGGCTCGCTGAGCCGAGCACGCAGCAGGGGCCCGCCCGAGTCGTCGACTCGGGCGGGCCCCGCTCGTCTCGCTAGGGCGCTGCGCCCTCGGCGGCGTCGTCGTCGTCGGCGGCGACCGCCTGCTGCGGCTCACCCGCACCCTCGGTCGGGGCGCCGGAGCCGGCCAGCGGATCGGTCGGCTCGCCGCTGATGGGCCGGTCTGCGCCCCATGGCGACGGGCCGTCGAGCGCCTCGTCGAGCGCGTCCTGCGACTCCGCGGCCACCTGCTGGATCCTGCCGTCGTGCTCAGCGCCGGTGGTGCCACCGGGCTGCAGCTCGTCGCCGCTCTGCGATGCGTCCGTCATCGGGTCTCCCTCCTGCTGCGCGGACGGCACCGGTCGGTGCCGCTGCTTCCGCGCCGCGAGTCTTCTCCGGCAACCTGGACCGCCACTGACAACCTGGATGGCCGCGCAGGCGAGCCGGATCAGCCCTTCACGGCGGCGAGGCGGTCGAGTGCCTCCTGGCGCTCGACGGCGTGGTCGAGGATGCGCTCGGGGTAGCCCTGGGCGCACCCGTCCGCGACCTTCCACGGCTCGTGCACCGCGGCGCCGGCGATGTGCCGGAGCTCCGGCACCCAGCGACGCACGTACTCGCCGTCGGGGTCGTAGCGCTGGCCCTGCACGACCGGGTTGAAGACGCGGAAGTAGGGCGCCGCATCCGTGCCCGTCCCCGCCGTCCACTGCCAGCCGTGGCTGTTCGAGGCGAGGTCGCCGTCGGCCAGCTGCTCCTGGAAGAACCGGGCGCCGTGCACCCACCACACGTGCAGGTCCTTCGTGAGGAAGCTCGCCGTCACCATGCGCACCCGGTTGTGCATCCAGCCCTGCGAACTCAGCTGCCGCATGCCCGCGTCGACGAACGGGAAGCCGGTGCGACCCTCGCACCACGCCTCGAAGCCCTCACCCGGCTCGTCGTAGGCCATGCCGCGCAGCTGGTCCCCGAAGTCGCGCCACGCCGATCGCGGGTGGTGCCACAGCACGTCGGCGTAGAACTCGCGCCACGCGATCTCGGCCTGGAAGCGCTTGAGCGAGCGCTGCGCCGCCTTGCTGCGCCGCGGCGCGATGCGATCGAGGTCGGCGAGCAGCGTGCGCGGATGCACCGTGCCGAGCTTCAGCGCGATCGAGAGCCGCGAGGTGCCGTCGAGGTCGGGGCGGTCGCGGTGCTCGTCGTAGTCGTCGATGGGGCCGTCGAGGAAGGCGGCCCAGCGCTCGAGGGCCGTGTCCTCCGCCGCCCAGGACAGCTCGGCCTCGGTCTCGGGCACCGCGGGCAGCGGCTCGCCCTCGATCCCCCGCAGCCATCGCACGGCGTCCGGCAGCTCGGCGGGCGCGCGCCAGCCGTGCGCGAGCCAGGCGCGCGAGAACGGCGTGAAGACGCGGAAGGGCGAGCCGTCGGCCTTCCTCACGCGACCCGGCGAGACGGCGTAGGGCGTGCCCGTCGCGACGAGCGGCACGTCGAGCGCCTGCTCCACCCGCGCGTCGCGCCGGCGACCCCCCGGGGTCGACTCGCCGGAGATGTGCACCGCATCCGCCCCGACCTCGTCGACGAGCTCGCGCAGCACCTGCTCGGGGGCGCCCTCCCGCACGACGAGCGCATCCTCGGTGGCCGTGCTGAGCGCGGCGAGGGCGGTGCGCAGGGCCGCGGCGCGCGCGGTGCCCGCGCCGACGAACGCCGGGTCGACGATGAAGACGGGCAGCACCTCGCCGGCCGTGGCGGCCGCGACGAGCGCGGGATGGTCGCGCACTCGCAGGTCGCGCCGGAACCACACGATCTGGGCACCCATGCGGGCAGGCTACTGCCGCCCGCCGGATGCCCGATGTGCGCTCAGCGCAGCGGCTCGGCGAGGTTCGCCGGGGGCTTCCCCTGCTCGGCGCTCGACGGGTCGCTCGGCGTGAGCTCGCCGTCATCCGTCTCGCGATCCGCGCGCAGTCGCTCGTCCTCCGCCGACGCGGTGCCCGCTACCCGGCCGCCGTCGCCGGACTGCACCTCGTGCTGGCCCTGCGGCTCGTCCGCCTCGCCTGCCGGCCACTCGGCCGCGCCCAGGCTGTCGGCCGACGCCGGGATCGCGTCGTCCGGGAGCACGGCGCCCGCACCCTCCGGCACCCGTGCCTGGTCGGTCTCGTCAGACATGTCCACTCCGATCCTCTTGCGGCACCGGCGGCACCGCTGGCGCACAGCACTCTCGTCCCCCGACCTGGAACCGTCCTGGACGCCTGCAAGGATGGATCCGTGCAGACGCTCCACGACGCGGACCGCCGCGGCTTCGCATCCGACAACTACTCCGGCGTGCACCCCGAGGTGCTCGCCGCGATCGCTGCCGCGAACGGCGGCCACCAGACCGCCTACGGCGCCGACGAGTACACCGCGCACCTGCAGGAGGTCGTGCGGCGCCACTTCGGCGACCAGGCCGAGACGTTCCCGGTCTTCAACGGCACGGGGGCGAACGTGCTCGCCCTGCAGTCGCTGCTCCCCCGCTGGGGCGCCGTGGTGGCCGCGAAGACCGCGCACATCAACGTCGACGAGGGCGGCGCGCCCGAGCGCGTCGGCGGCATGAAGCTGCTCACCGTGCCGACGCCCGACGGCAAGCTGACGCCCGAGCTCATCGACCTCGAGGCATGGGGCTACGGCGACGAGCACCGCGCGCAGCCGCTCGCCGTGTCGATCACGCAGTCGACCGAGCTCGGCACCCTCTACACGGCCGACGAGATCCGCGCGATCGCCGACCACGCGCACGCCAAGGGCATGCTGCTGCACGTCGACGGCGCGCGCATCGCCAACGCCGCGGTCGCGCTGGACCAGCCGCTGCGGGCGTTCACGACGGATGCCGGGGTCGACATCCTCTCGCTCGGCGGCACGAAGAACGGGGCGATGGGCGCCGAGGCGGTCGTCGTGCTCTCCGAGCGCGCGGGCCACGGGCTCGTCTACCTGCGGAAGCTCAACATGCAGCTCGCATCGAAGATGCGCTTCATCTCGGCGCAGCTCGTCGCGCTCTTCGAGGGCGAGCTGTGGCGCGAGAACGCCGTGCACGCGAACGCGATGGCGGCCAGGCTGCGCGCCGCGGTCGAGCAGCTGCCGGGCGTCTCGTTCGCCTACCCGACGCAGTCGAACGGCGTGTTCGCGCGGCTGCCCGAGGGCGTCGCCGACGCGGTGCGCGAGGCGTTCTTCTTCTACGACTGGGATGCCGCCGCCGGCGAGGTGCGCTGGATGTGCACCTGGGACACCACCGAGGCTGACGTGGACGCGCTCGC contains:
- a CDS encoding ABC transporter ATP-binding protein — encoded protein: MLSIRSISRSFNGHRALNDVSFDVQNGLMTGFVGANGAGKTTTMRIILGVLTPSSGEVLVDGRPITADDRAQFGYMPEERGLYPKMKVHEQLVYLGRLHGLSSAHASTRAADLLEQLGLGERRDDKLESLSLGNQQRAQIAAALVHEPTALVLDEPFSGLDPMAVETTVEVLRDVARSGAPVLFSSHQLDLVERLCDSLVILAGGEVRAAGTREQIRSAHARPEWVLETDDAGFVRGIRGIEVIEFDGGHVRFTAPTDDDADRVLREAIERGTVRSFAPSIRPLTEIFQEVIR
- a CDS encoding ABC transporter permease; translated protein: MSTTTRAPGANTRGRTRFAQAVGIVAQREIMTQLRSKAFIISTIITLALVFGAVLFSSIGPQLFDEDTDVATTSELAPTLEQLDGIAVVPADSADAVRDAVRDGSVDAGVVAGEGPSGLVVIGDREAPSSLLQLLSITPDLELLDPNAPDPMLTYFIGLAFGLVFFMSAMTFGQTIANSVVEEKASRIVEIMLATVPARAILAGKVIGNSILAFGQILLIAAVVLLGGAITGSQLLLDGLGMPIVWFVVLFTVGFIMLAALYAAAAALVSRAEDLGSATSPLIMLIMIPYFLVIIFNNNPLALQIMSYVPFSSPVAEPMRVYLGTMEWWEPFLSLAILVVSTILVIVFAAKVYERSLLKTGSAVKWKDALKA
- a CDS encoding GntR family transcriptional regulator, whose product is MLDDSKPLFVAVAEQIEDGILDGTYAEDDPVPSTNELAAFLRINPATAGKGFSLLVDAGVLIKRRGIGMFVAPGAREALRQRRRFAFQDQFIAPLLREAAQLGISAEDLADMITKEAVR
- a CDS encoding ABC transporter ATP-binding protein, encoding MTAIVTRQLSKHYPEVRALDGVSIALEEHRIHGLLGRNGAGKTTLMQLLTGQVFATDGTMEVLGASPVENADVLMQTCFIQESQKYPDTFRAIDVLRVAAGAYPNWDQAFADRLVDEFRLPVKRMIKKLSRGQLSAIGIVVGLASRAPLTFFDEPYLGLDAVARRMFYDRLLADFSEHPRTVVLSTHHIDEVANLLEHVIILDEGRVLLDADTDELHHAAIAVSGRAADVDAFLSDREVLERTVLGTLATATFTARAGDERAAREAGLDVSQVSLQALFVHLTTANAAAAEQPIGTRSATDVATS
- a CDS encoding cryptochrome/photolyase family protein, translating into MGAQIVWFRRDLRVRDHPALVAAATAGEVLPVFIVDPAFVGAGTARAAALRTALAALSTATEDALVVREGAPEQVLRELVDEVGADAVHISGESTPGGRRRDARVEQALDVPLVATGTPYAVSPGRVRKADGSPFRVFTPFSRAWLAHGWRAPAELPDAVRWLRGIEGEPLPAVPETEAELSWAAEDTALERWAAFLDGPIDDYDEHRDRPDLDGTSRLSIALKLGTVHPRTLLADLDRIAPRRSKAAQRSLKRFQAEIAWREFYADVLWHHPRSAWRDFGDQLRGMAYDEPGEGFEAWCEGRTGFPFVDAGMRQLSSQGWMHNRVRMVTASFLTKDLHVWWVHGARFFQEQLADGDLASNSHGWQWTAGTGTDAAPYFRVFNPVVQGQRYDPDGEYVRRWVPELRHIAGAAVHEPWKVADGCAQGYPERILDHAVERQEALDRLAAVKG
- a CDS encoding threonine aldolase family protein: MQTLHDADRRGFASDNYSGVHPEVLAAIAAANGGHQTAYGADEYTAHLQEVVRRHFGDQAETFPVFNGTGANVLALQSLLPRWGAVVAAKTAHINVDEGGAPERVGGMKLLTVPTPDGKLTPELIDLEAWGYGDEHRAQPLAVSITQSTELGTLYTADEIRAIADHAHAKGMLLHVDGARIANAAVALDQPLRAFTTDAGVDILSLGGTKNGAMGAEAVVVLSERAGHGLVYLRKLNMQLASKMRFISAQLVALFEGELWRENAVHANAMAARLRAAVEQLPGVSFAYPTQSNGVFARLPEGVADAVREAFFFYDWDAAAGEVRWMCTWDTTEADVDALAEAVREAVGGEPVEAATPAEPLPAAPFPPTS